Proteins from a genomic interval of Acetobacterium woodii DSM 1030:
- a CDS encoding CPBP family intramembrane glutamic endopeptidase yields the protein MKRLGIFLGLTFLLTWTLEFALMANGGLSNSYATIILSVVMLLPAISVIITRFITKEGFKNFGLKPHFKGNIRFYLMAWFGPALLIALGAMVYFLIFPSQFDPSMGQIAALYEAQGISMAGGTIYTIFISQLVLGIFLAPLINIITTSGEEIGWRGYLLPKLMERYSARVSIIISGIIWGIWHAPIIAMGHNYGLGYPSAPWGGILAMIVFCLFIGSFFSFLAIRTGSFLPAAMAHGSLNGFAAISVFFTSGTPSPFIGPLPTGIIGGIGLIIVGGICFVLVGKEKLQATE from the coding sequence TTGAAACGATTAGGTATATTTTTAGGATTAACTTTTTTATTGACCTGGACCTTGGAATTCGCCTTAATGGCAAATGGCGGATTGTCAAACAGCTATGCCACCATCATCCTTTCGGTAGTGATGCTTTTACCCGCTATTTCGGTGATTATTACCCGGTTCATTACCAAAGAAGGGTTTAAAAATTTTGGACTCAAACCGCATTTTAAAGGCAATATCCGCTTTTATCTGATGGCCTGGTTTGGTCCGGCGCTACTGATTGCTTTGGGGGCGATGGTTTATTTTCTTATTTTCCCGAGCCAGTTTGATCCCTCGATGGGGCAGATCGCGGCCCTTTATGAGGCCCAAGGTATATCCATGGCTGGGGGCACCATTTACACCATTTTTATTTCACAACTGGTGTTAGGAATTTTTCTGGCACCATTGATCAACATCATTACCACATCGGGTGAAGAAATCGGCTGGCGGGGTTATCTGCTGCCGAAGCTGATGGAACGGTACAGCGCCCGTGTTTCGATTATCATCTCCGGGATAATCTGGGGGATTTGGCATGCACCAATCATTGCCATGGGGCATAATTATGGTCTTGGTTATCCCAGTGCGCCTTGGGGTGGTATTTTAGCGATGATTGTTTTTTGCTTGTTTATTGGATCTTTTTTTTCTTTCCTGGCTATCCGCACGGGCAGTTTTTTGCCGGCAGCCATGGCTCATGGATCGCTTAATGGCTTTGCGGCCATTTCGGTCTTTTTTACCAGCGGAACGCCCAGTCCTTTTATTGGCCCTTTACCGACCGGTATCATTGGCGGGATCGGACTAATTATTGTGGGTGGTATTTGTTTTGTGTTGGTTGGAAAAGAAAAACTACAAGCAACAGAATAA
- a CDS encoding helix-turn-helix domain-containing protein, whose protein sequence is MKEINIGKIIVAKRREKGITQEDLAAYIGVSKASVSKWETGQSYPDITFLPQLSAFFNISIDDLMGYSPQLTHDDIKILYHRLAADFASKPFVAVIDECQTIIKKYYSCFPLLLQMAILFVNHHMLAAEPDTAKEILKNAATLCQRIRFESDDLVLAQEALTIEGISYLMLNQPEQVIALVGETVRPLSTNTEMLAQAYQMAGNPDKARQVQQISMFQHLLMLVGVAPSYLMLNAANLVRVDAILIRTLGVAKLYNLDELHPNTMVQVYYAAAQVYAMNQNTDKALDYLASYTHVCISDFFPFALHGDDYFDAIEPWFEDFDLGVGAVRSEAIIKKSMIDGLLANPVFDFIKEDPRFLKLVKQLNEYLKNEGA, encoded by the coding sequence ATGAAAGAAATTAATATTGGCAAAATTATTGTCGCCAAACGCCGCGAAAAAGGAATTACTCAGGAAGATTTGGCTGCTTATATTGGGGTTTCCAAAGCATCGGTTTCCAAATGGGAAACGGGCCAGAGCTATCCGGATATTACTTTTTTACCTCAGCTTAGCGCCTTTTTTAATATCAGTATTGACGATCTAATGGGGTATTCGCCGCAACTGACACATGACGATATCAAAATACTTTATCATCGTTTGGCGGCTGATTTTGCAAGCAAACCTTTTGTAGCAGTGATCGATGAATGTCAAACCATTATCAAAAAGTACTATTCCTGTTTTCCGCTGCTATTGCAAATGGCGATTCTCTTTGTAAACCATCATATGTTGGCAGCCGAGCCGGATACCGCCAAGGAGATTCTTAAAAATGCGGCCACCCTTTGCCAGCGGATTCGTTTCGAAAGTGATGACCTGGTGCTTGCCCAGGAGGCATTGACGATTGAAGGGATCAGCTACCTGATGTTGAATCAGCCAGAGCAAGTGATAGCTTTAGTGGGCGAAACGGTCCGGCCTTTATCGACCAACACCGAGATGCTGGCGCAAGCCTATCAAATGGCCGGTAATCCTGATAAAGCCAGGCAAGTTCAGCAGATTAGCATGTTTCAGCATTTGCTGATGTTGGTTGGAGTGGCACCCAGCTATTTGATGCTAAATGCAGCAAATCTTGTTCGGGTGGACGCCATTCTGATCAGAACGTTGGGGGTGGCTAAACTTTACAATCTGGATGAGCTTCATCCGAATACGATGGTTCAGGTTTATTATGCCGCTGCCCAGGTTTATGCGATGAACCAGAACACCGATAAGGCGTTGGATTATTTGGCAAGTTATACCCATGTCTGCATTTCTGATTTTTTCCCCTTTGCCCTTCATGGAGACGACTATTTTGATGCCATCGAGCCCTGGTTCGAGGATTTTGACCTAGGGGTGGGGGCGGTCCGAAGCGAGGCGATCATTAAAAAAAGCATGATTGACGGATTGCTGGCTAACCCTGTTTTTGATTTTATTAAGGAAGATCCGCGCTTTTTAAAACTGGTTAAACAATTGAATGAATATTTAAAAAATGAAGGAGCATAA
- a CDS encoding 4Fe-4S binding protein, with protein MAAVVNQKECIGCGKCEDVCPVEAIKVVNGKAIVNDECIDCGACVDECPVEAISL; from the coding sequence ATGGCGGCAGTAGTTAATCAAAAAGAATGTATCGGTTGTGGTAAATGCGAAGATGTGTGTCCGGTTGAAGCGATAAAAGTAGTTAATGGCAAAGCAATTGTCAATGATGAATGTATCGATTGCGGGGCATGCGTTGATGAATGCCCGGTTGAAGCAATCAGTTTATAA
- a CDS encoding DUF5320 domain-containing protein produces MPGKDGTGPMGNGPVGKRSGSGNGRGRGGCRNGSGKNNRFANNRTNDPYCWKWDNSRPNDASVLKNQAEYYEKKLETIKQQISNLEVEPQITEN; encoded by the coding sequence ATGCCAGGAAAAGATGGAACAGGCCCCATGGGCAATGGCCCCGTCGGTAAAAGAAGCGGGTCAGGAAATGGCCGGGGCCGGGGCGGATGCAGAAACGGCAGCGGAAAAAATAACCGATTTGCCAATAATCGGACAAATGATCCCTATTGTTGGAAATGGGATAATAGCCGCCCGAATGATGCGTCAGTTTTAAAAAATCAGGCCGAATATTATGAAAAAAAATTAGAAACCATCAAGCAACAAATTTCAAATCTGGAAGTCGAACCTCAAATTACTGAAAATTAA
- a CDS encoding TIGR03943 family putative permease subunit, which produces MKRKINIEASIQFIILISIAFLLIYAMLSKKINYYVHPRFYIGLWITIIILILFALSLISKIGKARHNVNIKHYLIFVIPIAMALIFPSAGVISKDMSMGESNLLGATSEQQVEEKTMTSVFKNESTENSDSKEDASEKYEQYKVGDVVVIKDDVFADWFFDTYAHLDNFVGKRYQYLAQVYSKDDFKEDQFLAGRNFMVCCAADLAGYGIMCESNRRSELTDEEWVTVTGTISAYQYNDHLVPMFNDVTITKAEAPEVGYIYYKNY; this is translated from the coding sequence GTGAAAAGAAAAATAAATATAGAAGCAAGCATTCAATTTATTATTCTAATAAGCATTGCATTTTTGCTGATTTACGCCATGCTTAGCAAGAAAATAAATTATTATGTTCATCCAAGGTTTTATATTGGATTATGGATTACTATTATCATTCTGATTCTATTTGCGCTAAGCTTAATCTCAAAAATAGGAAAAGCAAGACATAATGTTAATATTAAGCACTATCTAATTTTTGTAATTCCAATAGCAATGGCACTTATATTTCCGTCGGCTGGAGTTATCAGTAAGGATATGTCCATGGGAGAAAGTAATCTTTTAGGAGCAACCAGTGAACAGCAGGTAGAAGAAAAAACAATGACTTCAGTCTTTAAAAATGAATCAACTGAGAATTCCGATTCGAAAGAAGATGCATCCGAAAAATATGAACAATATAAAGTTGGCGACGTCGTTGTCATTAAAGATGATGTCTTTGCAGATTGGTTTTTTGATACATATGCTCATCTCGATAATTTTGTTGGAAAAAGATATCAATATTTAGCTCAAGTATATTCAAAGGACGATTTTAAAGAAGATCAGTTTTTGGCAGGAAGAAATTTTATGGTATGTTGTGCAGCAGATTTGGCTGGCTATGGTATTATGTGTGAAAGCAATAGGCGAAGTGAGTTGACCGATGAAGAATGGGTGACGGTTACGGGGACAATATCGGCCTATCAATATAATGATCATCTGGTACCGATGTTTAATGATGTTACCATAACAAAAGCTGAAGCTCCTGAAGTTGGATATATTTATTATAAAAACTATTAA
- a CDS encoding permease: protein MAIYVDIITGFLESGKTTLIKKILDNAEVEKLNSIVLIICEEGFTEYDEALFGQKNISSVILENPSELNDDLFKQISFKFHPDYVIVEYNGTWDISQILGLKLQSDYKFRNVFFVSEAGTFRNQLSNMISVLQPHILNSNVVIFNRSEAINPEILKEMTRDVKNINPRTKTVFAKELDTDKILNEYFFKSETQRNRPLNALIKLNIFIFMFLCLSVILIFGDFNDYRYIQPIATIFLSILMQALPFILLGSFISAGIQIFASTNWIIKQISKRSWSSFLIAAGAGFFLPICDCGMVPIISGLLKKNTPLPQIITFWLASSAVSPIVFISMLYAFPGQAYLAVIRVITGVVIGIMAGIILKLIHLDTCDVVKETRYLQKIGKDILELKYEGTKGKIEAFFAGAKVEFFRVSEYVIIGALISAVLQTILPQTIINFIGNNILFQFVVMVIAAMLMSTCSTSNAFIGKSFANNFSTIPILAFIVMGPMLDLKNMVMFSEVLKKGFLIFLAGMVIIEGAIVFSVLAYFW from the coding sequence GTGGCAATTTATGTAGACATCATTACAGGATTTTTAGAAAGTGGAAAGACCACATTAATAAAAAAAATATTGGACAACGCCGAAGTGGAAAAATTGAATTCAATCGTGTTAATTATTTGTGAAGAAGGATTTACTGAATATGATGAAGCGTTGTTTGGGCAAAAGAACATAAGTAGTGTCATTCTAGAGAATCCCTCTGAGCTCAATGATGATTTGTTTAAGCAGATTAGTTTTAAATTTCATCCGGACTATGTCATCGTCGAATATAATGGAACTTGGGACATTTCCCAAATATTAGGGCTGAAACTGCAATCAGACTATAAATTCAGAAATGTTTTTTTTGTAAGTGAAGCCGGAACGTTTAGAAATCAGTTAAGTAATATGATATCTGTTCTGCAGCCTCATATTTTAAATAGTAATGTGGTGATTTTTAACAGATCGGAGGCAATCAATCCTGAAATTCTGAAAGAAATGACACGTGATGTAAAAAATATTAATCCCAGAACTAAAACGGTTTTTGCTAAAGAATTGGATACAGACAAAATATTGAATGAATATTTTTTTAAATCCGAAACTCAGAGAAATAGACCATTAAACGCACTGATTAAGTTAAATATCTTCATTTTTATGTTTTTATGTCTTTCAGTGATCTTGATATTCGGTGATTTTAATGACTATCGTTATATTCAACCCATTGCGACCATATTTTTAAGTATTCTTATGCAGGCTTTGCCGTTTATATTATTAGGGTCATTTATATCGGCGGGAATCCAGATATTTGCTTCAACAAATTGGATCATCAAGCAGATATCCAAAAGAAGCTGGAGCTCTTTTTTAATTGCGGCCGGAGCAGGATTTTTTTTGCCCATATGTGATTGTGGGATGGTTCCGATTATATCAGGATTACTAAAAAAAAACACCCCTTTACCACAAATAATTACCTTCTGGCTTGCTTCATCAGCAGTTAGCCCGATTGTTTTTATCTCAATGCTTTACGCATTTCCAGGGCAAGCTTATCTGGCTGTGATACGAGTGATTACCGGTGTTGTAATTGGAATTATGGCAGGGATTATATTGAAATTGATTCATCTGGATACGTGTGATGTTGTTAAAGAAACCCGATACCTTCAAAAGATTGGCAAAGATATTCTTGAGCTGAAGTATGAAGGTACAAAAGGGAAAATTGAGGCTTTTTTTGCTGGAGCGAAAGTAGAATTTTTTAGGGTATCAGAATATGTCATTATTGGCGCTTTGATTTCGGCAGTTTTACAGACAATTTTACCGCAAACAATAATAAACTTTATTGGTAATAATATACTATTTCAATTTGTGGTTATGGTTATTGCGGCAATGCTTATGTCAACATGTTCTACTTCAAATGCATTTATCGGAAAAAGTTTTGCTAATAATTTTTCAACAATCCCGATTTTGGCATTTATTGTTATGGGGCCGATGCTGGATTTAAAAAATATGGTTATGTTTTCAGAAGTTTTAAAAAAGGGTTTTTTGATCTTCCTTGCAGGTATGGTAATCATAGAAGGTGCCATTGTATTTAGCGTCTTGGCATATTTTTGGTAA
- a CDS encoding CobW family GTP-binding protein encodes MTKIDIISGFLGAGKTTLIKKLLEEAFIGEKVVLIENEFGEIGIDGAILKDYEIEIKEMNSGCICCTIAGDFSSALKEILAFDNVDRIIIEPSGVGKLSDVINGCKRFLKEGSVELNICMTVVDAVKYKVYVKNFTEFYTNQLMNSKTIILSRSQNVKEEVLDTIINDIRKINPTAQIISTDWKELDGKKIRQIGESTNNAESVNSLMNQTEHIHGKHHHADEVFHVWGRETAKIFECNKVEAILKQLANMKGHVLRAKGIIRVEKKQWIQFDYVPNEVIIKEINPECTGRICVIGEQIDEVQLSELFGL; translated from the coding sequence ATGACGAAGATAGATATTATATCAGGATTTCTGGGAGCAGGAAAAACGACGCTGATCAAGAAACTGTTGGAAGAGGCGTTTATTGGAGAAAAAGTGGTGCTTATAGAAAATGAATTTGGGGAAATAGGAATCGACGGGGCAATCCTGAAAGATTATGAAATTGAAATAAAAGAAATGAATTCAGGGTGTATATGCTGTACAATTGCCGGAGATTTTAGTTCGGCATTAAAGGAAATATTAGCATTTGATAATGTCGATCGAATTATTATTGAACCTTCTGGAGTTGGCAAGCTTTCTGATGTCATCAATGGATGCAAAAGATTTTTAAAGGAAGGTTCTGTTGAATTAAATATATGCATGACAGTAGTGGATGCTGTGAAGTATAAAGTTTATGTAAAGAATTTTACGGAGTTTTATACAAATCAACTAATGAACAGCAAAACAATTATTTTAAGTAGAAGTCAGAACGTTAAAGAAGAGGTTCTGGATACGATTATAAATGATATCAGAAAAATTAATCCAACCGCACAAATTATCAGTACTGATTGGAAAGAATTAGATGGAAAAAAGATCAGGCAAATAGGAGAGTCAACGAATAATGCCGAAAGTGTTAATTCTTTGATGAACCAAACAGAACATATTCATGGAAAACATCATCATGCCGACGAAGTGTTTCATGTTTGGGGACGAGAAACAGCAAAAATATTTGAGTGCAACAAGGTTGAAGCGATATTAAAGCAATTAGCGAATATGAAAGGTCATGTTCTACGGGCAAAAGGGATAATAAGGGTAGAAAAAAAACAATGGATTCAATTTGATTACGTTCCCAATGAAGTCATAATAAAAGAAATAAATCCGGAGTGTACAGGCCGGATTTGTGTTATTGGCGAACAGATCGACGAAGTGCAACTTTCTGAATTATTCGGTTTATAA
- a CDS encoding cytochrome b5 domain-containing protein, producing the protein MLKEFGELLGWLLIISFGCTLLNYLIKLINKKWGKKISAHDFGKKTMKLLMTVFVRNHKYFGLLTALLLISHFAIQFSQFGINLTGALAATLIITQVALGFYANRTHKPRKGAWFVSHRLIAILIVLGIAFHVLAPYTLNNALLNNTSTPVQSTETTTNTNTTTATSFTKDELAKYDGKNGNAAYVAYKNVVYDVTNVRQWVNGQHNGHRAGTDLTQELSASPHGETVLKNLPVVGEYVN; encoded by the coding sequence ATGTTAAAAGAATTTGGTGAGTTGTTAGGTTGGCTTTTAATCATTTCGTTTGGATGTACCCTGTTAAATTATTTGATAAAATTGATTAACAAGAAATGGGGGAAAAAGATTTCGGCCCATGATTTTGGCAAAAAAACAATGAAATTACTGATGACCGTTTTTGTTCGCAATCACAAATATTTTGGACTGTTAACGGCACTCTTGTTAATTTCCCATTTTGCCATTCAATTTAGTCAATTTGGAATAAATCTTACCGGCGCGCTGGCCGCGACCCTGATTATTACCCAGGTCGCTTTAGGTTTTTATGCCAATCGTACGCATAAACCGCGTAAAGGAGCCTGGTTTGTCAGCCATCGCTTGATTGCTATTTTGATTGTACTGGGTATTGCTTTTCATGTATTAGCACCTTATACGCTCAATAATGCCTTGCTTAACAACACCTCCACTCCGGTACAATCAACCGAAACAACTACTAATACTAACACAACTACTGCAACCAGTTTTACCAAGGACGAACTGGCCAAGTATGATGGTAAAAATGGCAATGCCGCTTACGTTGCTTATAAAAACGTCGTTTATGATGTCACAAATGTTAGACAATGGGTAAATGGCCAACATAACGGTCATCGTGCCGGTACCGATTTAACCCAGGAACTTTCCGCTTCGCCCCATGGTGAGACGGTTCTCAAGAATCTTCCCGTTGTTGGCGAATATGTGAATTAA
- a CDS encoding LuxR C-terminal-related transcriptional regulator yields MDYNQPFISVKHKMPVPRKHYIIRAQLFRQLENLEDYQVVIVKAGAGCGKTTLLSSFAIEQGIKNFKWITLDEHANQAFVFWKYLIDALSELLDEQTSLQNIFDNNMQKEILFQMIRYFLNHLKAEEEIVLVLDDFQIVADDFLISTIDYFIKNMPRQLHLVLLTREMPTLYLGQLAIENRLLLIEEDAIRLTEAESREFLEETLNLNKDETEIYSMIQRSEGWIGGLQLLAISKKYGNQSSIESMKLSDRLLNEYISKEIFGYLTDDEQNFLIKTAILRYFNGEICQQYLPQTPFIPMMEAILQKNLFVINIDDEAGIYRYHAIMAQYLKSLFEKQDQAIKSEYHLLAATIYDRLGDQEECLYHLFEIKAYEKIMKLILKMPQTTLTFSYLMKVPMVEIAKNPDFAYQYFFYYYASLDERACAEIYSFIKTNLKTEKSFEAFQKSNMFFSNEWDFRTSEILSLEEIKKLPLNPITIAFLLIKEAYFLYANGQFYQAIDYLEVAEAVYEKTGNIYIGFFVLTEKAQIYEDLGELNRCLELYKEVEKMVSQVNTLSCSYYIGIAGVYIRQLALEKASEMLEKTKKNINAESNSIFWAYQYTLAEYYYITGENDKTESILLAVMDQESYKNSYISARLLRYPIYRGQHHELAENFVRIYETSDDFVDNMDCELLYMSILFELGNRDQALQLVENLIANARKMQNKLKIVEGDLLKMRLLVETNSDKRVILNLLIEAITYAVENCIANPFWFERKSVVRVFNEFKIELKKELPAASFDFISRVLSADPQKGMSEKMEAKKRTDALTEREKEVLDELAEGSSNLQIAEKLCVSLATVKTHINNIYGKLEVNNRVAAVNKLKQETRRV; encoded by the coding sequence TTGGATTATAATCAGCCGTTTATTTCAGTCAAACATAAAATGCCGGTACCAAGAAAGCATTATATTATTAGAGCGCAGCTTTTCAGGCAATTGGAAAATCTTGAAGATTATCAGGTAGTTATTGTTAAGGCCGGAGCTGGCTGCGGAAAAACAACCTTGTTATCGAGTTTTGCCATTGAGCAGGGAATCAAAAATTTTAAATGGATTACCCTGGATGAACATGCTAACCAAGCTTTTGTCTTTTGGAAGTACCTCATTGATGCCCTTAGCGAATTGTTGGATGAGCAAACTTCTTTGCAGAATATTTTTGACAATAATATGCAAAAGGAGATTCTTTTTCAGATGATCCGGTATTTTTTAAATCATTTAAAAGCGGAAGAAGAAATTGTCTTAGTGCTGGATGATTTTCAGATTGTTGCGGATGATTTTCTGATTTCAACCATTGATTATTTTATCAAAAATATGCCGAGACAGCTCCATCTGGTCCTCTTGACCCGGGAAATGCCGACACTATATCTTGGTCAGCTGGCCATTGAAAACCGCTTGCTGCTGATTGAAGAAGATGCCATCCGTTTGACCGAAGCAGAAAGCCGGGAGTTTTTGGAGGAAACGCTAAACCTCAATAAAGATGAAACCGAAATTTATTCAATGATACAACGATCTGAAGGCTGGATTGGCGGCCTTCAGTTACTGGCGATTTCTAAAAAATATGGCAATCAATCCTCAATTGAGAGCATGAAACTGTCAGATCGGCTTTTAAATGAGTATATTTCGAAGGAGATATTTGGTTATTTAACCGATGATGAGCAAAATTTTCTGATTAAAACGGCGATTCTTCGTTATTTCAATGGCGAAATTTGTCAACAATACCTGCCGCAAACGCCTTTTATTCCAATGATGGAGGCGATCCTTCAAAAAAACCTTTTTGTCATTAATATTGATGATGAAGCGGGGATTTATCGGTATCATGCGATCATGGCTCAATATCTGAAAAGTTTATTTGAAAAACAGGATCAAGCCATAAAAAGTGAATATCATTTATTAGCCGCCACGATTTATGATCGGTTGGGGGATCAGGAGGAGTGTCTTTATCATCTCTTCGAAATCAAAGCTTATGAAAAAATTATGAAGCTAATCTTAAAGATGCCGCAAACGACCTTGACCTTTTCTTATCTGATGAAGGTGCCGATGGTAGAAATTGCCAAAAATCCAGATTTTGCCTATCAGTATTTTTTCTATTATTATGCCAGTCTGGATGAGCGCGCCTGTGCGGAAATTTATTCGTTTATTAAGACAAACCTTAAAACTGAAAAATCTTTTGAAGCTTTTCAGAAATCGAACATGTTTTTTAGTAATGAATGGGATTTTCGAACATCTGAAATTTTGTCGTTGGAAGAAATTAAAAAGCTACCGCTTAATCCGATTACGATCGCTTTTTTGTTGATCAAGGAAGCTTATTTTCTTTATGCCAACGGCCAGTTTTACCAGGCGATTGACTATCTGGAGGTAGCGGAAGCGGTTTATGAAAAAACCGGTAATATTTATATCGGTTTTTTTGTGCTGACTGAAAAAGCGCAGATCTATGAAGATTTAGGTGAGTTGAATCGCTGTCTGGAGTTGTATAAAGAAGTAGAAAAAATGGTATCCCAGGTAAACACGCTGAGTTGCTCCTATTACATTGGGATTGCCGGTGTTTATATCCGCCAACTTGCGCTGGAAAAGGCCTCTGAAATGTTGGAAAAAACTAAAAAGAACATCAACGCGGAATCAAATAGCATCTTCTGGGCCTATCAGTATACCCTTGCCGAATACTACTACATCACCGGGGAAAATGATAAAACGGAAAGTATTCTGCTGGCAGTCATGGATCAGGAGAGTTATAAAAACAGTTATATTTCGGCCCGTTTATTACGTTATCCCATTTACCGAGGTCAACACCATGAATTAGCCGAGAATTTTGTTAGGATTTATGAAACTTCCGATGATTTTGTCGATAATATGGATTGTGAACTGCTGTACATGAGTATTTTGTTTGAACTGGGAAACAGAGATCAGGCTTTACAACTCGTTGAAAACCTTATTGCCAATGCCCGAAAAATGCAGAATAAGCTGAAAATTGTGGAAGGAGATCTCTTGAAAATGCGGTTATTGGTAGAAACGAATAGTGATAAACGCGTTATTTTGAATCTTTTAATTGAAGCCATCACCTATGCTGTTGAAAATTGTATTGCTAATCCGTTCTGGTTTGAACGAAAATCGGTGGTCCGGGTTTTTAATGAATTTAAGATAGAATTAAAAAAAGAATTGCCGGCAGCATCATTTGATTTTATCAGCCGAGTTTTGTCAGCCGATCCTCAAAAAGGTATGTCAGAAAAAATGGAAGCTAAAAAACGGACCGACGCTTTAACCGAACGGGAAAAAGAAGTGTTGGATGAACTGGCAGAAGGCAGCAGCAATTTACAGATAGCCGAAAAGCTATGTGTTTCATTGGCTACAGTTAAAACCCATATTAATAATATCTATGGGAAACTGGAGGTCAATAACCGGGTTGCCGCAGTGAACAAATTGAAGCAAGAAACCAGAAGGGTTTAG
- a CDS encoding ABC transporter permease yields MLAVFKNNWNRLWEEKMYLLISLILLIAAIATAILLSTQIETKGNIALVIPDQQVLPAVYTSFETSPYFNVTEMEIAPKQSELVQNRYDAIVAINRDGEYQITTIKNTEFKTMIEAALSNPEGFRPDNRQVRHTGTNILGFMMMFLLMQGILYARLYAEDKEKHMIKRISISPLPFSQYIFGQAIFIFMIIAIPSFLIITVVALMGIEIGFSLPVYAGLIAILALLSTAFALFLNAFFAVADTANMLGSAIIVLTSVLAGSFYSLSKEATLFDKLLHILPQKDFINFINALETGNLTPSTQIQLIYVVALALVFLAIAIVKTQNDYVYKS; encoded by the coding sequence ATGTTAGCGGTATTTAAAAATAATTGGAATAGACTTTGGGAAGAAAAAATGTATTTGCTGATCTCATTGATTTTGCTGATCGCGGCGATTGCGACGGCGATTTTGTTGTCCACCCAGATTGAAACCAAGGGAAATATTGCATTGGTGATACCAGATCAGCAGGTATTGCCAGCGGTGTATACGTCATTTGAGACAAGTCCTTATTTTAATGTGACGGAGATGGAAATCGCGCCGAAGCAATCAGAATTGGTGCAAAATCGTTATGATGCCATTGTCGCAATTAATCGTGATGGTGAGTATCAAATAACCACCATCAAAAATACCGAATTCAAAACCATGATTGAAGCAGCCCTGAGTAATCCCGAAGGCTTTAGGCCCGATAATCGTCAGGTACGACATACCGGGACCAATATTCTCGGTTTCATGATGATGTTTTTGCTGATGCAGGGAATCCTTTATGCGCGATTATATGCCGAAGATAAAGAAAAACATATGATCAAACGGATTTCCATATCACCGCTTCCGTTTAGCCAATATATCTTTGGTCAGGCGATTTTCATTTTCATGATTATTGCCATACCCAGTTTTCTGATTATTACCGTCGTCGCTTTGATGGGGATCGAGATTGGTTTTTCATTGCCGGTTTATGCCGGACTTATTGCGATACTGGCACTGCTTTCGACGGCCTTTGCGTTGTTTTTAAATGCCTTTTTCGCGGTTGCCGATACCGCTAATATGCTGGGGTCAGCAATCATTGTCTTAACCTCGGTACTGGCCGGTTCTTTTTATTCACTGTCAAAAGAGGCAACCCTTTTTGACAAATTATTGCATATTTTGCCGCAAAAAGATTTTATCAATTTTATTAATGCCCTGGAAACGGGGAATCTCACGCCAAGTACCCAAATTCAATTGATTTATGTGGTGGCTTTAGCGCTGGTTTTTCTGGCGATTGCCATTGTTAAGACGCAAAATGACTATGTTTATAAAAGTTGA